A segment of the Geoglobus ahangari genome:
GAAACGTGTCCCCAAAGACGTAGGAGGTGAGCAGACCCCATGATTTTGCTGCGAGGATCGTCTTCGCGTGCTCCCTGTCTATCCCCGCCCACTCCACAACCTTGGCGAGGACGCTGAGGGTTGAGCCGGGAATTGCTGCGAAGTCCTTGGCAGATGTGACTCCGTAGAATCCGTTTGCAAGTCTCATCGCCTCAAGCGAGATTATTTCGTCGTTCTCATCTACGGTTTTTGCAAGAATCTCGACGCTCTCTTTAAATGAGCTGTCAAGCTCCATGAGTCTCTGAAATGCGACGGGAGTCTGCATCCACTCGAGGAACGCGCTTTCAAAAGGCTGGATCGTTGGAGTTAGGGATGTGAGGGTGTCGTAGTGGATCAGCAGCGAGCTCCTGTAAAGCTGGAAGGCCTCATCGCTCTGCCCTTCCAATGCCTTCATCTCTCTGACTGCATTGACAAAGCCCTCCGCATGGCTGAACTCGAACCTGTCGAACCTGTGCCGCTCTATTGCTTTAACGGCCTCCCTCTGAAGCCTCAGGGCACTCTCGGCAACCTCCTCAATCATGGCCACCACCCAGAAGCTCGTGTATTCTCATCCCCATACCCTCCTTGATCTCCTCCACGATGTATGCGCTCTGGAAGGCGATCTCAGCCCTCTCTATTGGGCCGTAGAGCAGAAAGTCGCTGAAGAGCTGGGCGGCGCTGTCAACGCTGCTCACGAGCACCTGTGTGTCGAGCTCCTCCTTCAGGTAGTCAGCCATGTAGTAGCTGACGTTTGCCGGGCCACAGCCGGCTGGGTAGGGATAAGTGGACTTCACGAGGAGCAGGGTTTCGATGACCTCGCCGAGGCTCTTTATGTCTGTTGGCACCACGTCTATGAGCATGTTCTCTATTCCGAGCTTTTTGGCCCTCGATATCAGGCCCTCCTTCCTTCCGTCTCCAGACAGGAGGAGTATCCTTCTGCTTGGGGATGTGTAGGAAGGGTCGTAGTCGAATATGACCGCGCTTCTCACCTTCGCCTCCTTTATCAGCTCGAGCTCGTCCTTGGTGTTTATCGGGTTGATGGAGTTGTAGATGACCCTGTCAACCAGCCCAACCTCCATGGCATACCTCAACCCGGCAGTCCTCGCCTCAACATACCCGTCGAGGATGAAGGGTCTGTCAGAAACGTCGGCCACGAACTCGAGGTACTTCACAATTGCTTCTCCAGTCTCGGCGACAACATCCAGTATTCCGTCTATCCCGTAGTGATCCGAGAGCTCCTCCTGCCTCTTTACGAGCTCCTCAGCCCTTTCCCTGTCGAATATGCCCCTGTTGTGGTCCTCAACAATCCTGTGGCGTGAGTAGAATATGCTGCCGATGAGAACTGTTCTGCTGAAATCGAGACCGAGCATGGAAAAAGCGGAAAATTAAAATTATTAATACGTTTCGTTTTTTCCATGGAGATCGAAGGCGTGGCAGTGGACATTGACGGCACGATTACCGATAAAAAGAGGAGCCTGAACTGCAGGGCCGTAGAGGCTCTGAGAAGGCTGAAAGTTCCCGTGGTGCTCGCAACCGGAAACATGCCGTGCTTCGCGAGGACGGCTGCGAAGCTCATAGGCGTCTCGGACACGGTCATATGCGAGAACGGTGGGGTTGTGAGGTTCGAGTATGACGGGGATGATGTGGTGCTTGGGGACAAGGAGAAGTGCTACAGGGCACTGGAGGTGATCAGGAGCAGGTATGAGGTTGAGCTCTTAGATGATGCCTTCAGGAAGTCCGAAATCTGCCTTCGAAGAACGTTTCCGAGGGAAGAGGCGGAGAGGATGGTGGAGGGCATGGGCGTCAGGATCCTCGACTCCGGATTCGCCTACCACATCGTTGATGCAGAGGTCAGCAAGGGTAAGGCGCTGAGGTATGTGGCAGACCACCTCGGCTTGGATGTGGGGAAGTTCGTTGCGATCGGCGATTCCCACAACGACATAGACATGCTCGAGGTTGCAGGGATAGGTGTTGCCGTGGCGAATGCAGATGTGGAGCTAAAGAGGGTAGCGGACATAGTCACGTCGAAGCCCAATGGGGATGGGGTTGTTGAGGCCCTCGAGTTTCTGGGGCTGATATGAGCAGAACGTTTTTCTTCAGAGCCTCCAAAACTCTTCAGCCGATGATGAAATTTGAACATTCTGAAGGGTGATGAGCCTCCACGGCTCTGAGGCTCACTCCCTCTTGAAGAAGAACCTCCAGATCTTGTCGTTCAGGTGGTGTATGTTCTCAACAGCCTTTCCCCTGTCTCCAACCATGTCCTCGCCGCTTGTGAGAGCGATTCCAACTGCGAGGGGCGTCAGCTTCTTCTCAACGACAACGTAGCAGAAATCGCCTTCCTGAATGCTGCTGTCAGCCTCTACAATCCCGGGCCTCATGATGTCCGCTCCGTTCATCACGAACTTCACCGCTCCCTCGTCCACGACCACCATTCCCCTCTCCGGCCTGAACTTCATTATGCCGTAGACCGTGAAGTAGTGCCTGCCGTCATGCTCAAGCAGCACCGGCTCCTCATTCAGCAGGAGCACGACCCTGCCGGCAACCTCCACTCTCTCGAGTTCTCCCTCGATCTTTACCCCGGTTCTCTCCTCAACCTCCTTCAGCACCCTCTTGGTCTCCTTCTTCCTGAGCTTCTGCCTCTTCATGGCACCATCCGATATTTTTTTATACACACGAACCAATGGGGAATAAAAAGTTCACGGAGGATTAA
Coding sequences within it:
- a CDS encoding tetrahydromethanopterin S-methyltransferase subunit H family protein, encoding MLGLDFSRTVLIGSIFYSRHRIVEDHNRGIFDRERAEELVKRQEELSDHYGIDGILDVVAETGEAIVKYLEFVADVSDRPFILDGYVEARTAGLRYAMEVGLVDRVIYNSINPINTKDELELIKEAKVRSAVIFDYDPSYTSPSRRILLLSGDGRKEGLISRAKKLGIENMLIDVVPTDIKSLGEVIETLLLVKSTYPYPAGCGPANVSYYMADYLKEELDTQVLVSSVDSAAQLFSDFLLYGPIERAEIAFQSAYIVEEIKEGMGMRIHELLGGGHD
- a CDS encoding phosphoglycolate phosphatase — encoded protein: MEIEGVAVDIDGTITDKKRSLNCRAVEALRRLKVPVVLATGNMPCFARTAAKLIGVSDTVICENGGVVRFEYDGDDVVLGDKEKCYRALEVIRSRYEVELLDDAFRKSEICLRRTFPREEAERMVEGMGVRILDSGFAYHIVDAEVSKGKALRYVADHLGLDVGKFVAIGDSHNDIDMLEVAGIGVAVANADVELKRVADIVTSKPNGDGVVEALEFLGLI
- a CDS encoding DUF1947 domain-containing protein; its protein translation is MKRQKLRKKETKRVLKEVEERTGVKIEGELERVEVAGRVVLLLNEEPVLLEHDGRHYFTVYGIMKFRPERGMVVVDEGAVKFVMNGADIMRPGIVEADSSIQEGDFCYVVVEKKLTPLAVGIALTSGEDMVGDRGKAVENIHHLNDKIWRFFFKRE